In a single window of the Thermofilum uzonense genome:
- a CDS encoding methyltransferase — protein MPTPASTIRESLFTLITKTLLRLYTRRSRRLLFHGAEIMAPKTCFPPIHTISTEALLKVLGGLAGFKRVVVEIGCGPGSLLIAMALSSDTEYFIGTDISDECIKAARVNSILNRVYSKTDFIVCDSGSCIRDNSAELCYTNPPFLPYDLRDQLDLPFAGGRDLKTAIRMIRDCFRVSKRGGLVFYTLSDLSTGLRLKARGRIILEASGLGDRVYVFASRR, from the coding sequence CTCTACTATACGGGAATCCCTATTCACATTAATTACTAAAACTTTGCTCCGTTTGTACACGCGACGGTCAAGAAGACTCCTCTTCCATGGAGCAGAAATCATGGCGCCTAAGACATGCTTCCCCCCGATCCACACTATTAGTACGGAGGCATTACTAAAAGTACTGGGGGGCCTGGCAGGGTTTAAGAGAGTGGTCGTCGAGATAGGTTGTGGTCCTGGAAGCCTGCTTATAGCAATGGCGTTGAGCAGTGATACAGAATACTTTATAGGCACGGACATCAGCGACGAATGCATCAAAGCGGCACGCGTAAACTCCATCTTAAACAGAGTCTACTCGAAAACAGACTTCATCGTCTGTGACTCCGGAAGCTGTATAAGGGATAACTCGGCCGAGCTCTGTTACACGAATCCGCCCTTTCTACCATATGACTTGAGGGATCAACTGGATCTTCCCTTTGCAGGAGGCCGCGACCTTAAGACAGCTATAAGAATGATAAGGGACTGTTTTAGAGTGTCCAAGCGTGGCGGACTGGTCTTTTATACTCTCAGCGATCTTTCGACTGGGCTGAGGCTTAAAGCTAGGGGAAGAATAATCCTCGAGGCTAGTGGTCTTGGGGACAGGGTCTACGTCTTTGCGTCTAGACGATAG